From Haloarcula hispanica ATCC 33960, the proteins below share one genomic window:
- a CDS encoding DUF7859 family protein, producing MADLLTYALLAAVLLFFFFMYLMLRRTFQGFKEGFQQSKKK from the coding sequence ATGGCTGACCTGCTCACCTACGCGCTCCTCGCTGCTGTGCTCCTGTTTTTCTTCTTTATGTATCTGATGCTCCGGCGGACCTTCCAGGGATTCAAAGAAGGGTTCCAGCAGAGCAAGAAGAAGTAG
- a CDS encoding aminopeptidase — MDPRIREHAEVIVDHSIDLSEGDNLVIDAHPQASDLVTALHEFAADRGANPLVVQNRLGERFRRAYLRNRDEFETPSHIEALYEEMDAYIAIKGSDNVTETSDVDPETTAAYQQSQQPLLNERLSKTWCLTQYPAPANAQLAQTSTEGYENFVWDAVLKDWDAVREHQAQMVEILDPAEEVRIVSGETTDVTMSIAGNETLNDYGEKNLPGGEVFTAPVSDSVEGEVLFDKPLYHQGREVTDVFLRFEDGEVVEHSAAKNEDLLTEVLSTDDGASRLGELGIGMNRDIDQFSYNMLFDEKMGDTVHMAVGRAYDETVGEDNEQNESAVHVDMIVDMSEDSFIEVDGEVVQRNGTFVFEDGFEA, encoded by the coding sequence ATGGACCCACGTATTCGCGAACACGCAGAAGTCATCGTCGACCACTCTATCGACCTGAGCGAAGGCGACAACCTCGTTATCGACGCCCACCCGCAGGCTTCGGACCTCGTCACCGCGCTACACGAGTTCGCCGCTGACCGCGGCGCGAACCCGCTCGTTGTGCAGAACCGCCTCGGCGAGCGGTTCCGGCGCGCCTACCTCCGCAACCGGGACGAGTTCGAGACGCCGAGCCACATCGAGGCGCTGTACGAGGAGATGGACGCGTACATCGCTATCAAGGGCAGCGACAACGTCACCGAGACCAGCGATGTCGACCCCGAAACGACAGCCGCCTACCAGCAGTCCCAGCAGCCACTCTTGAACGAGCGGCTCTCGAAGACCTGGTGTCTCACCCAGTACCCCGCGCCCGCGAACGCCCAGCTCGCCCAGACCTCCACAGAGGGGTACGAGAACTTCGTCTGGGACGCCGTCCTCAAAGACTGGGACGCCGTTCGCGAGCACCAGGCACAGATGGTCGAGATACTCGACCCCGCCGAGGAGGTACGCATTGTCTCGGGAGAGACGACCGACGTGACGATGTCTATCGCCGGCAACGAGACGCTCAACGATTACGGCGAGAAGAACCTGCCCGGCGGTGAGGTGTTCACTGCGCCAGTCTCCGACAGCGTCGAGGGCGAGGTGCTGTTCGACAAGCCGCTGTACCATCAGGGCCGGGAAGTGACCGACGTCTTCCTCCGCTTCGAGGACGGCGAAGTCGTCGAGCACAGCGCCGCCAAGAACGAGGACCTCCTGACAGAGGTGTTGTCGACTGATGACGGTGCGAGCCGACTCGGCGAACTGGGTATCGGAATGAACCGGGATATCGACCAGTTCTCCTACAATATGCTGTTCGATGAAAAGATGGGTGACACCGTTCATATGGCGGTAGGGCGAGCCTACGACGAGACGGTTGGCGAGGACAACGAGCAAAACGAATCGGCCGTCCACGTCGACATGATCGTCGACATGAGCGAGGACTCGTTCATCGAAGTCGACGGCGAAGTCGTGCAGCGGAACGGGACGTTCGTCTTCGAAGACGGGTTCGAAGCGTAA
- a CDS encoding YccF domain-containing protein, whose product MSEQRSLLVRAVWFLLVGWWVTGIWLSVAWLLNVTIIGIPLGIKMINRVPLVLTLKRRDRLVTETDGGSQHSLLVRAVWFVFVGWWASGVWTGVAYALSVTIIGLPLAIWMYNKLPFVVSLYQY is encoded by the coding sequence ATGAGTGAACAGCGGTCCCTCCTCGTTCGGGCGGTGTGGTTTCTGCTCGTCGGCTGGTGGGTCACTGGCATCTGGCTCTCGGTCGCGTGGCTACTGAACGTCACGATCATCGGCATCCCGCTGGGCATCAAGATGATAAACAGGGTACCGCTCGTGCTGACGCTCAAGCGACGCGACCGACTCGTCACAGAGACCGACGGTGGCTCGCAACACTCGCTGCTCGTCCGCGCGGTCTGGTTCGTCTTCGTCGGCTGGTGGGCCAGCGGCGTCTGGACCGGCGTCGCGTACGCGCTATCGGTGACGATCATCGGTCTCCCGCTGGCGATCTGGATGTACAACAAACTGCCGTTCGTCGTCTCTCTGTACCAGTACTGA
- a CDS encoding CNNM domain-containing protein: MSDPIVAIGGGLAVVLLLGLSAFFSSSEIAVFSLQKDWIAQQAATGDRQAKVLEELYDNPHRLLVTLLVGNNIVNIAISSIITVLVASYLSPGPAVVATTVVTSFLILIFGEIVPKAFGLGNAQKWALTVASPVRIVERVLSPLITLFDGITSRINALIPVETDIEKPYLD, encoded by the coding sequence GTGAGTGACCCTATCGTGGCAATCGGTGGCGGGCTCGCCGTGGTCTTGCTCCTCGGGTTGAGCGCGTTCTTTTCGAGCTCGGAAATCGCGGTGTTCTCGCTACAGAAGGACTGGATAGCACAACAGGCGGCGACGGGCGACCGACAGGCCAAGGTGCTGGAGGAACTGTACGACAACCCACACCGCCTGTTGGTGACGCTGCTAGTCGGCAACAACATCGTCAACATCGCGATTTCGAGCATCATCACCGTCCTCGTCGCGAGCTATCTCTCCCCGGGGCCGGCGGTCGTTGCAACCACGGTCGTCACCAGCTTCCTCATCCTGATCTTCGGCGAGATCGTGCCGAAGGCGTTCGGCCTCGGCAACGCACAGAAATGGGCACTGACTGTCGCATCGCCGGTCCGGATCGTCGAGCGCGTGCTCTCCCCGCTTATCACGTTGTTCGATGGCATTACCAGTCGCATAAACGCCCTCATTCCCGTCGAAACCGACATCGAGAAGCCGTACCTGGACTGA
- a CDS encoding DUF7577 domain-containing protein encodes MSLGQVELALRVIAGLFVIVAPTLLFLGLWRGLEAMRDDELIQQVHHRAEMRDQSPTRADWPVDTLTGDEASPLSETNMSVVTCGTCGTPNMQDASYCQECLTELE; translated from the coding sequence ATGTCGCTCGGCCAGGTGGAACTGGCATTGCGCGTCATCGCTGGCCTGTTCGTTATCGTCGCGCCGACGCTGCTGTTTCTGGGGCTCTGGCGTGGTCTTGAAGCGATGCGTGACGACGAGCTCATCCAGCAGGTCCACCACCGCGCCGAGATGCGGGACCAGTCGCCTACCAGAGCCGACTGGCCAGTCGACACGCTCACCGGCGACGAGGCGTCACCGCTGTCGGAGACCAATATGTCGGTCGTGACCTGTGGCACCTGCGGTACGCCGAACATGCAAGACGCCTCCTACTGTCAGGAGTGTCTCACAGAACTGGAGTAG
- a CDS encoding radical SAM protein: protein MISEGCEQCAKGGKMVLFVYGYCDQRDCFYCPLGENRKNVTQMYANERPVEDDSDVIEEAKRMSALGTSITGGEPQEVLDRTCHYLELLKEEFGEDHHTHLYTGIPGGRENMRRLSEAGLDEIRFHPPLEQWGDLHGTEWEDILYIAREEGLTPAFEIPGIRAEEEFLEFLDEGAADFCNINEFEMSDGNYRRMQEEGFELKEDHMSAVEGSHDILEKMGDHEKVYFCTSVFKDAAQHRSRLKRMARNIRRPFDDVTDDGTLVYGKAWTSEARLETLGVPEEYYTVKSEHVELAWWLLEEMVEEGDVEKGEIVEQYPTYDGTVVERTPLSNGADAGRATADD from the coding sequence ATGATTTCCGAGGGCTGCGAACAGTGTGCCAAAGGCGGCAAGATGGTGCTGTTCGTCTACGGCTACTGCGACCAGCGAGACTGCTTCTACTGTCCCCTCGGGGAAAACCGCAAGAACGTCACCCAGATGTACGCCAACGAGCGTCCCGTCGAGGACGACTCGGACGTCATCGAGGAGGCCAAGCGCATGAGCGCGCTCGGCACATCGATCACCGGCGGCGAACCCCAGGAAGTGCTCGACCGGACCTGTCACTACCTGGAACTGCTGAAAGAAGAGTTCGGCGAGGACCACCACACGCACCTCTACACCGGTATCCCCGGCGGCCGCGAGAACATGCGCCGCCTCTCGGAAGCCGGCCTCGACGAGATCCGCTTCCACCCGCCTCTAGAGCAGTGGGGCGACCTCCACGGGACCGAGTGGGAAGACATCCTCTACATCGCCCGCGAAGAAGGGCTGACCCCCGCCTTCGAGATTCCCGGCATCCGCGCAGAAGAGGAGTTCCTCGAATTCCTCGACGAGGGCGCGGCCGACTTCTGTAACATCAACGAGTTCGAGATGTCCGACGGGAACTACCGACGGATGCAGGAGGAGGGCTTCGAACTGAAGGAGGACCACATGAGCGCCGTCGAGGGGTCCCACGACATCCTGGAGAAGATGGGCGACCACGAGAAGGTGTACTTCTGTACGAGCGTGTTCAAAGACGCCGCCCAGCACCGCTCGCGGCTCAAGCGGATGGCGCGCAACATCCGCCGCCCGTTCGACGACGTGACCGACGACGGGACGCTCGTCTACGGGAAGGCCTGGACCTCCGAGGCTCGGCTTGAAACCCTCGGCGTCCCCGAAGAGTACTACACCGTCAAATCCGAGCACGTCGAACTCGCCTGGTGGCTGCTGGAGGAGATGGTCGAGGAAGGTGACGTCGAGAAGGGCGAAATCGTCGAGCAGTACCCGACCTACGACGGGACGGTCGTCGAGCGGACGCCGCTGTCCAACGGTGCTGACGCTGGACGGGCAACGGCTGACGACTGA
- a CDS encoding MFS transporter, which yields MTDTGTGITGSRRRRGLAVVFFVVFLDLLGFGIIIPILPYYTRTFPGGTEFVIGLLAASYSAMQFVFAPLLGSLSDRVGRRPVLVVSLCGSVVAWTVFGLADALWLLFLSRMLAGAMGGNLSTAQAYVADVTPPERRAAALGFIGAAFGLGFIFGPGIGAVLSFDATVAAVAGLLPAAVPISRFSIPSFAAAAASLAGVFVALFFLPESRTASTSTTIERTSGITQLRTAVATPGLRPLLAAFFLVSFAFSGVQVMFVPYVADIYGYTAAQSALLLTYIGVVAVITQGVLVGRLSARYSPVRLSLFGTGLLVVGVGAIPASRAIGSVLPDLTALVPFLTADLLGLLLVLTLLPLGNGILSVTLTALVSQRASAAVQGSAFGITQGAGSLARTVGPPVMGGLYFAVGYWSPFVAGSVLLLPVLWLVSRLGVTQEAYEPRPADPGHAR from the coding sequence ATGACAGACACCGGGACCGGAATCACCGGGTCCCGCCGCCGTCGCGGCCTCGCGGTCGTCTTCTTCGTCGTCTTTCTGGACCTGCTGGGCTTCGGCATCATCATCCCCATCCTCCCGTACTACACGCGCACGTTCCCGGGCGGGACGGAGTTCGTCATCGGACTGCTTGCGGCTTCGTACTCCGCGATGCAGTTCGTCTTCGCGCCGCTGCTTGGCTCGCTGTCGGACCGCGTCGGCCGCCGCCCGGTGCTGGTGGTATCGCTGTGTGGGTCCGTCGTCGCTTGGACTGTGTTCGGGCTGGCCGACGCGCTGTGGCTCCTGTTTCTGTCCCGGATGCTGGCCGGTGCGATGGGCGGCAACCTCTCGACGGCGCAGGCCTACGTCGCCGACGTGACGCCGCCGGAGCGCCGGGCCGCCGCCTTGGGTTTCATCGGGGCCGCGTTCGGCCTCGGGTTCATCTTCGGCCCCGGCATCGGCGCGGTGTTGAGCTTCGACGCCACGGTCGCCGCCGTCGCCGGTCTCTTGCCGGCGGCTGTGCCCATCTCTCGGTTCTCGATCCCGAGCTTCGCCGCCGCGGCCGCTAGTCTTGCCGGTGTGTTCGTCGCACTGTTCTTTCTCCCTGAGTCCAGAACCGCGTCCACCTCGACCACGATAGAGCGCACGTCGGGAATCACCCAGCTCCGGACGGCAGTCGCGACCCCAGGCCTCCGGCCGCTGCTCGCGGCCTTCTTCCTCGTCTCGTTTGCCTTCTCCGGGGTTCAGGTGATGTTCGTCCCCTACGTCGCCGACATCTACGGCTACACGGCCGCCCAGAGCGCGCTCCTGTTGACATATATCGGCGTCGTCGCGGTCATCACGCAGGGTGTCCTCGTCGGCCGCCTCTCGGCCCGCTACAGCCCGGTCCGGCTCTCGCTGTTCGGGACCGGGCTGCTTGTCGTCGGCGTCGGCGCGATCCCGGCTTCGCGGGCCATCGGCTCGGTTCTTCCCGACCTGACCGCGCTTGTCCCGTTCCTCACTGCCGACCTGCTCGGCCTCTTGCTCGTGTTGACGCTGTTACCGCTTGGCAACGGCATCCTCTCGGTGACGCTGACGGCGCTCGTGTCCCAGCGGGCCAGCGCCGCGGTTCAGGGGAGCGCCTTCGGCATCACGCAGGGCGCCGGCAGTCTCGCCCGGACCGTCGGCCCGCCGGTCATGGGTGGGCTGTACTTCGCCGTCGGCTACTGGTCGCCGTTTGTCGCCGGGAGCGTGCTGTTGCTCCCGGTCCTGTGGCTCGTCTCCCGACTGGGCGTGACACAGGAAGCTTACGAGCCCCGGCCGGCGGACCCGGGCCACGCCAGATAG